The Treponema succinifaciens DSM 2489 region GGTTATTTTTATATAGACTTATTGAATCGATAAACAATTGTAATTTTAATACTAAAACACAAATTCAAATTCTTATAGCAACGCATTCTCCTTATATACTAAGTGACATTCCGCTTCAGAATGTTCTCTTGTTGGATAATGGAGAAATTCAGACAAAAAATTTGTTTGAAGACCAGACTTTTGCTGCTAATATATATGATTTATTGCAAAAGCAATTTTTTATTACAGCACCTATTGGTGAAATTGCGAAAAATAGAATAAATGAGATTATTTCTTTTTGTAAAAATGAAACAAGCTTTGAGAATGTAGAAGAAAAAATTCAAATATATGATTCTGTCATAAACAATTTGGGAGATTCATATTTTAAAAACACATTAACTTATATGTTAAACAAGAAGAGGAAATAATTTATCAATGTTTAGGGTATATACAGATTTATTTTATAAAGATATAGAACAAAAAAGGGAATTTGAAGAAAGGTATATTTTTTTAATAAGAAAAACAGCAGAAAATATTCATGTGAAATTAAGAAAAAATGCGAAGTTAGTAAAATTATATAGTTTAATAGATTCCAAAATTAAAAGAATTCATGAAAACTTTGAAAGTTCTGTTTCTGATTTTCCTAAAAACTTTGAAAAATTATTAACACTAACTCCACGAGAAATTGCTTCAGTATATGTAGCATATAAGAAGAATGAAAACTTTAGAAAGACTGTTGATAAAGAATTAGGAATGGTTTACGGTGTAAAAAACGGAAAACATTTTGTCTTGGATTTTTCAAAATTTTCTAGAAATATCGCACAATTTTTTACATTGCCGGATAATGAAAAAGTAATAAATATCAATACTTGCTTTTATTGCAATAAAACTTATATAAATTCATATGAAATTGAGAATTCGAAAAAAAATCAGTTTGATATTGATCATTTTATTCCTAAATCAAGATGTCCATTGTTTTCCTTGAGCTTATACAATTTTGTGCCAAGTTGCCAAGTATGTAATTCAAGAATAAAACAGGCTGGTGAATATTACAAGAAATGTAATGAAGAGCAATTGGAGATGTTGTTTCCATCTAGTGAAAATTATAAATATATGGATTATTTAAGATTCAGAATAATTCCAAAGAAGAACTTATATCAGCAAGATTCAAGAAGTTTTTCATTTTCAGAAATGAAGGATTCTTTTGCTATCGAGTTTGAGAAACTTGATGAGAAAAAATCAGTTTTATTTGAAAAGGAAGCAAATGCGTTTGATATTAAAAAACGATATGAATACCATAAAAAAGAATTTTTAGCATATATAGATAAATTAAGAAAATATCCTGATTCATATTTTTTATGTTATGCAAATATACATGGAATAAATGAAGCAAACAATTTGAATGAGGCAATTTTTAATAAATGTTTTAGAAATCAAGAAAGACAAATATTTCAAAAAATCTATAATGATATTGACTCTCAAATTGAGTGAGATTTTACGACATTGAAGAAGTCCGTTTTCTGTTTTGTTAAATCTATTTTTATCATGCCTTCTTTTATTTCTTTTAGGGTGAAAAAGCCTTTTGAAAGAGTTATAATCAGTATTTCGCTATCAGGTTCAAAAGATTCACACAGCCTTCATTTTCAAGGCGGGTGATTTCTGATTCTTCATTTAATTCTCCTACCACGCAAAGGGCATTTTTCATAACAGGTTCAGTAACTTCTTTTTCAATAAATGTTACGTTCAAGGTCTGGCAGGCATAGATAAGCAGGAATCGGATATAACTCTTGCCGTAAAGAACAAGCGTTGTTATGCCCTGTTTTTTAGATTCGGAAACAAGGTGGCAGAATGTTTCATTATAAGTGTTTGCAATCGCAAATGTTCTCTTTGCAAATTTCTGGCTTCTGGATGTAAGTTCTGCAATTCCGTCAGGAGTAACTGCATAAGAAAGTTTCCGCAGATTTACATTAGTCAGCATAATCCATCCACGCTCAACAAAGCGTTTCAGAACAGCGTTCATAAGCCCGATGGACATACCAGCATTTTCCGCAAGCACACGCTGACTTGCCAAAGGTTCTTCCTCCAAGGTTTTTGCTATGCTTTGTAATGTTGCAACGTCACTATTCATATTATGATTTAATTTAACATAAAAATACTTTTTATCAAAGTGGAAAAATGCTCAGTTTTAAAATGAATGATATGTTAGCTTGAATTTCAGTGTTTTATTATTTTTTCTTTTAGTTCGAAATATTTATCGCGATAGTTATCCATGGCTTCAGACACAGCTTCTGTCGCAAGATAGTCTAACGTTGTTCCAAGTTTGCAGGCAATTTTTACGGTTTCCAGTTCTCGGCTCTGTTTCATGGAACTTTTTTCTCTTTATTTTTCCTCCTTATAAAACTCCGCGTAAGCCCTGCTTGCAACGCAGAGCAAACGCATTATAAATAATTTAAGTAAAGTTTGCGCGAAGGAACGGTTCCTGGGGCAAAAACACTCTGATTGTTGCGACCGGCTTGAGCGGGCAATTCTATAGTTACTTTGCAACAATCAGCGTGTAGCGCATTATTGCGCGATTTTGAACCAGGAAACCGTGTCCGGAAGCCAGTTTTATGCTGAATACATTTATAATGCGTAAGCCCTGCTTGCAACGGATGACTCCTTGCATTTTATACAGAAAAATATTACATTTGTGTTGCGCAGTTTATGATTCCTCATAACTCTCCTGCGCTTTATAAATTAAAATTCTTATGGAGGCTGGCGGTTTTGTTTCCGTTGACATTTTATGAAAAAATTCCTTTCTTTTGTTTCCCGTGAAGCTGACGACTTTAAAATTCTTTTGAGAAACATTCCTTCACTTACAGTTTCAATTTTTATTTTGTCCGTTGTCTGTGCAAATCTTATGGCGAACAAAGAACTTGTAACTTTTAAGTATGCTGCGCTTGACTGCGGATTTGCATTCAGCTGGATTATGTTTTTGTGCATGGACGTAATCTGCAAAAGATGGGGCGCCAAGGCATCAATAAAAATTTCCCTTGTTGCTCTTGCTGCGAATCTTTTTATTTGCGTTTCATTTGCGTTGCTTGCAAAGACTCCGGGAAAGTGGGGCGAATATTATGCTTCTGAGAATTCACTTGTTAATGACGCGCTCAATGCGACTTTTGCGGGTTCTTGGTATGTTGTGCTTGGCTCGTCTGTCGCGTTTGTTTCGTCGTCAGTTGTAAATGCTCTTCTTAACTGCGCAATCGGAAGCCTTTTTAAGTCAGACGGATTTTTTTCATTTGCATCTCGCTCCTATATTTCAACCGCAATAGCCCAGCTTGTTGACAATTTTATTTTTGCCACAATTGTTTCAAAAATTTTCTTTGGCTGGACTTGGATTCAAGTTTTTGTGTGCTCGGCGATTGGGGCTGGCTTTGAGCTTTTGGGCGAAATCTTTTTTTCCGGCTTGGGATATAAAGTTGTCCGCCAGTGGGAAAAAGAAAAAGTCGGGCAGGAATATATTGAATACAAAAAGGCTAATGCAAAATGAAAGTTTTAATCACAGGAACGAGCAGGGGAATCGGAAGAGCGTGCGCCTTAAAGTTTCTTGCTGAAAAAAATGAAGTCATTGGACTTGATGTGTGCCCTGACTCAATAAGCGGCGATTTTTCTGTAAAGAATGCTGAATGCTATAAACATTTTGTTTGCGACATTTCAAAAGAAAATTCTCTTCCTGAAATAAATGGTGTTGAAATTCTTGTGAACAATGCTGGAATTCAAACTGCCAGCAATTTCAGTCTTGATGATATAAAAGTGAATCTTATTGGAACAATAGCGGTTACAGAAAAATATGCGTTTCAGAAAAAAATAAAATCTGTTTTATTCAATGCTTCCGTTTCAGCACTTACAGGAAACGAGTTTGCTTCTTATGCTGCGTCAAAGTCTGGAGTTGTGGGCTACATGAAAAATTGCGCGATTCGGCTTGCAAATGAATACCGGGCGACTTGCAATGCCTTGTGCTTCGGCGGAATTCTCACGGAACTGAACGAGCCGGTTGTTCAAGATAAATCGCTTTGGAAAAAAATCATGGATGTAACTCCGCTAAAACGCTGGGCGACTGCGGAAGAAGCTGCCGACTGGATTTATTTTATGACAGCGGTAAACAAATTTTGCACAGGGCAGGCAATCGATGTTTCCGGAGGAGAACGCAACTGCGCTGACTTGTTCGTGTGGTAGAATTGAATCATGCATATTATGTGATAAAAGAATTAAAAATTACTTCAAAACTTTTTAGTTGACATTGCTGGTATTTTCAATGCTATATTTAAAAAATGAAATTTTCTTCTAGCTGTTTTCTCCGTATTTTCTTATTTGCGCTTTTGTTTTTTCCTTGCTTTGGGTTTTC contains the following coding sequences:
- a CDS encoding winged helix-turn-helix transcriptional regulator, with amino-acid sequence MNSDVATLQSIAKTLEEEPLASQRVLAENAGMSIGLMNAVLKRFVERGWIMLTNVNLRKLSYAVTPDGIAELTSRSQKFAKRTFAIANTYNETFCHLVSESKKQGITTLVLYGKSYIRFLLIYACQTLNVTFIEKEVTEPVMKNALCVVGELNEESEITRLENEGCVNLLNLIAKY
- a CDS encoding VUT family protein, with the translated sequence MKKFLSFVSREADDFKILLRNIPSLTVSIFILSVVCANLMANKELVTFKYAALDCGFAFSWIMFLCMDVICKRWGAKASIKISLVALAANLFICVSFALLAKTPGKWGEYYASENSLVNDALNATFAGSWYVVLGSSVAFVSSSVVNALLNCAIGSLFKSDGFFSFASRSYISTAIAQLVDNFIFATIVSKIFFGWTWIQVFVCSAIGAGFELLGEIFFSGLGYKVVRQWEKEKVGQEYIEYKKANAK
- a CDS encoding SDR family NAD(P)-dependent oxidoreductase, translating into MKVLITGTSRGIGRACALKFLAEKNEVIGLDVCPDSISGDFSVKNAECYKHFVCDISKENSLPEINGVEILVNNAGIQTASNFSLDDIKVNLIGTIAVTEKYAFQKKIKSVLFNASVSALTGNEFASYAASKSGVVGYMKNCAIRLANEYRATCNALCFGGILTELNEPVVQDKSLWKKIMDVTPLKRWATAEEAADWIYFMTAVNKFCTGQAIDVSGGERNCADLFVW
- a CDS encoding HNH endonuclease, translated to MFRVYTDLFYKDIEQKREFEERYIFLIRKTAENIHVKLRKNAKLVKLYSLIDSKIKRIHENFESSVSDFPKNFEKLLTLTPREIASVYVAYKKNENFRKTVDKELGMVYGVKNGKHFVLDFSKFSRNIAQFFTLPDNEKVININTCFYCNKTYINSYEIENSKKNQFDIDHFIPKSRCPLFSLSLYNFVPSCQVCNSRIKQAGEYYKKCNEEQLEMLFPSSENYKYMDYLRFRIIPKKNLYQQDSRSFSFSEMKDSFAIEFEKLDEKKSVLFEKEANAFDIKKRYEYHKKEFLAYIDKLRKYPDSYFLCYANIHGINEANNLNEAIFNKCFRNQERQIFQKIYNDIDSQIE